A single genomic interval of Lathyrus oleraceus cultivar Zhongwan6 chromosome 7, CAAS_Psat_ZW6_1.0, whole genome shotgun sequence harbors:
- the LOC127104806 gene encoding receptor-like protein 7: MRTILLSFLLCYCFIHLTVVVSVKCLQDQQSLLLQLKSNLTFDPQFSTKLKMWNENTPCCNWSGVTCENEGNVIGLDLSEEYIYGGFESASSIFYLQYLQKLNLAYNNFNSPIPSGFSKLVMLSYLNLSNCYNVGNIPMEISKLTRLVTLDLSSYRNFSKQQVPRIYNRNLPTFLQNLTSLRQLYLDYISIPTMGHEWGNALLPLRDLQELSMSGCDLSGPLDSSLTKLVNLSILILNGNNFSSSVPETFANLKNLTTLSLYDCKLYGTFPNSLSNLTYLTYLDLSHNNLSGQIPRSLSNLTHLTYLDLSHNNLSGQILSSLFTLPLMEVIDLSFNMLNGPLHLDEVLKLKNLYRLGLSHNNISVIENVTNVDFSLIPNFNVLGLASCNLKNFPSFLVNQSTLTNLDLSDNQIQREIPNWFGNLQDLHSLNISHNKLQGSISAFPKQASFLDYSNNHFSAFPQDIGSSLSYMNFLSFSNNNIHGSIPDYLCNASQFQVLDISFNNFSGTIPPCLITMTTLEVLDLRNNTLTGPIPDMFPNSCSVTRLNFHGNQLQGPIPRSLSHCSSLELLDIGSNQMVDHFPCFLNDIQTLSVLVMRNNRFYGSIECSENKPWKSIKIVDIAFNNFNGKLPREYFTTWDRMIYDEYVALGINYMMSRYYPYYHDSVTVTCKGQRQDLVKILTIFKAIDFSSNFFEGPIPESLMDLKALYILNFSNNGLSGEIPSSIGNLKQLESLDFSNNSLVGEIPVQLSSLSFLSYLNLSFNHFVGKIPTGTQLQSFSASSFEGNDGLYGLPLNEIPDGKTKDLHSQPACERLVCSIDWNFLSVELGFVFGLGMIIGPVMFWKKWRVGYWKLADKILCRIFPWMHLEYATDRGKTYIVLRW, translated from the coding sequence ATGAGAACTATTTTGCTTTCATTCCTTCTCTGCTACTGCTTCATTCATCTCACTGTTGTTGTCTCTGTCAAATGTCTCCAAGATCAACAATCATTGTTGCTTCAATTAAAAAGCAATCTCACATTTGATCCTCAATTTTCCACCAAACTAAAAATGTGGAATGAAAACACCCCTTGCTGTAATTGGAGTGGTGTAACGTGTGAAAATGAGGGAAATGTTATTGGCCTTGACCTTAGTGAAGAATATATCTATGGTGGATTTGAAAGTGCAAGTAGTATTTTTTATCTCCAATATCTCCAAAAACTGAATTTGGCTTATAACAATTTCAATTCTCCCATTCCATCTGGATTCAGTAAGTTGGTGATGTTGAGTTATCTGAATTTGTCAAATTGTTACAATGTGGGGAATATTCCTATGGAGATTTCAAAGCTTACAAGGTTAGTTACTCTTGACCTCTCTTCTTATCGTAACTTTTCAAAACAACAAGTCCCGAGAATCTACAACCGAAATCTACCAACATTTCTCCAAAATCTAACCAGTCTTAGGCAACTGTATCTAGATTATATAAGCATACCAACTATGGGACACGAATGGGGAAATGCTTTGTTGCCGCTGCGTGACCTGCAAGAGTTGAGCATGTCTGGCTGTGATCTATCAGGACCTCTTGATTCTTCCCTCACAAAACTAGTGAACCTATCCATCCTTATTCTTAATGGAAATAATTTTTCATCCTCGGTTCCAGAAACATTTGCCAATCTGAAAAATCTAACCACCCTCAGTCTTTATGATTGTAAACTCTATGGAACATTTCCTAACTCATTGTCAAACCTCACATACCTTACCTACCTAGACCTTTCTCATAATAATTTAAGTGGTCAAATTCCACGTTCATTGTCAAACCTCACACACCTTACCTACCTAGACCTTTCTCATAATAATTTAAGTGGTCAAATTCTTTCATCCCTTTTTACACTCCCATTAATGGAGGTGATTGATCTTTCCTTTAACATGTTGAATGGGCCACTGCATCTAGATGAGGTTTTGAAGCTTAAAAATTTATATAGACTTGGCCTTTCTCACAACAACATATCAGTTATTGAGAATGTTACAAATGTTGATTTTTCTTTAATACCAAACTTTAATGTTTTGGGTTTGGCATCCTGCAACTTAAAAAATTTCCCAAGTTTTTTGGTAAATCAATCCACATTGACTAATCTAGACCTTTCAGATAACCAAATCCAAAGAGAAATACCAAACTGGTTTGGCAATCTACAAGATCTTCATTCACTTAATATTTCTCACAACAAACTGCAGGGGTCAATATCTGCTTTCCCCAAACAAGCTTCTTTTTTGGACTACTCAAACAATCATTTTTCTGCTTTCCCGCAAGATATTGGTAGTTCCCTATCATACATGAATTTCCTATCTTTTTCTAACAATAATATACATGGAAGCATCCCTGATTACTTATGCAATGCTTCGCAATTTCAAGTTCTTGACATTTCCTTCAACAACTTTTCTGGAACAATTCCTCCATGTTTAATCACAATGACTACCCTTGAAGTATTAGATTTGAGAAATAATACTCTCACTGGCCCCATACCAGATATGTTTCCAAATTCTTGTTCTGTAACCCGATTGAACTTCCATGGAAATCAATTACAAGGGCCAATTCCCAGGTCTCTATCCCACTGCTCATCATTGGAGTTATTGGACATTGGATCAAATCAAATGGTTGATCATTTTCCATGCTTCTTAAATGACATACAAACACTTAGTGTCTTGGTTATGAGGAACAACAGATTTTATGGATCCATAGAATGTTCGGAAAATAAACCTTGGAAATCGATTAAAATTGTGGACATTGCTTTCAACAACTTCAATGGAAAACTACCTAGAGAGTATTTTACAACCTGGGACAGAATGATATATGATGAATATGTTGCACTTGGCATCAACTACATGATGTCACGGTACTACCCATATTATCACGATAGTGTTACAGTTACATGTAAAGGCCAACGACAGGATTTGGTTAAAATTCTAACAATTTTCAAAGCCATTGATTTCTCATCCAATTTTTTTGAAGGACCAATACCCGAGTCTTTGATGGACTTGAAAGCCCTTTATATTTTGAATTTTTCAAACAATGGTCTTTCAGGTGAAATCCCATCTTCGATAGGGAATCTGAAACAGTTAGAGTCCTTGGACTTTTCAAATAACTCCTTGGTTGGTGAAATTCCAGTGCAACTATCAAGTTTGTCCTTTCTTTCTTATTTGAACCTTTCTTTCAATCATTTTGTGGGGAAAATCCCAACAGGTACTCAACTTCAATCATTTTCAGCTTCTTCCTTTGAAGGAAATGATGGACTATATGGTCTTCCATTGAATGAAATACCAGATGGTAAAACCAAGGACTTGCATTCACAACCAGCATGTGAAAGACTAGTTTGCTCAATAGACTGGAACTTTTTAAGTGTTGAATTGGGATTTGTTTTTGGACTCGGAATGATCATTGGTCCTGTCATGTTTTGGAAGAAATGGAGGGTAGGTTATTGGAAACTTGCGGACAAAATTCTCTGCAGGATTTTTCCATGGATGCATCTTGAATATGCAACTGACAGAGGAAAAACATACATTGTTTTAAGGTGGTAG